TCTCGGCCAACGAATCTTctctaaatacatatgtctataTGGGGGACAAGAATTTTGATTTGCAAACTGTTACAAATACCCGTTAAATGGGCTCCATTTGAATATAGATATCTGCatttatttgcaaaaacaCATTTGTATATGCTTCTTTTTGTTAAATCATTGGAATAGATTcatttgaataaaaatcaatgaaTGACTCGACTCGACCGAGCATAGTCAATCGCAAGAACTTTCACACTGGTTTTACAACCATATTCAGATCTTCGACTCTGGCCCCGCTTCACTTGGCTCTTTGTCTAACTTTGAAAAGTGAATTCTCTTGATACCAATATGGTTGGAGACTATTTTTAGCCAAAAACTAAATGACAAATcaccaaaacaaaaaggggTAGGGAAACAACTTAATTATGCTAATGagaacaataacaataatctTGTAACTTCTAATCTTTTAGCCTATTATTGATCTGCAACTCGGCACCGATTTCAGCACTGTCCTCTAGATCCTTTAGTGCTATGGCAGTGGAACGTATTCTGTTTGTTTCGTGGTGAAAATAGATCTGTAGCCGGGATCGATTTCTTTTGCATGACAAAGTGATTCTTATGAAGTTTGAAAACTTTATATTTGCCCAGCCCTTTGAGCAACTCGACTTCACCCATATTAAAGCAGACGTATTTTTTGGCTTCAACAttcatatttattatatttaaatgagtaacatttcatttttgccTTAAAAATGATCAAAAGATTTGAAAAGGAATCTTAGGAATTGTACAATCCGCTAAActcaaaaactttttaaatctGTAGTTCTTTATTAAACCCTAaccttttgttttcttttaagatctcaaaaacttatattttggttaattttcgcaacaaattttggACACGATAttttgagtaaatttttttctttcactattttaatgttaatcacgttaaaaagtaaatatttaaaaaatctttAGGAAATTGCCTAAAATTAagcttaaaaaacaaaagaatccaagatttgatcaaaattatattagaaaatttgttaaaatgtCTCAAAATCGTTAATTCGCACAACTTACAGCTTATTTCGCTGCTTTGGAATATAATCGGTTTATAATCAGGAATTTATCAGTTTTGAAAGTGAGCTATAAGCAAAATTGAATTTGGCGattgatatttttaaaattaatcaacatcgatttgatttgatttgataagAAAACAACCTAAAAAAGCCACGCGGTGACCCACCCAGTGGCCGAGATTTATCCAATTTTCCTTACCAAAATGAGACGAGCTAGCCAGCAACTACTCTGGAGATGAAAATTGGTTAATACTGACCACCATTGATAACTTTACCGTAGACCTCAAGTTATTAAACCAAtgaacaaatgcattttcaatatttatgaTTGCTTGCACTCCATGGGAAATGTGATTTCATTTATTGAGCATTTTTAAAGTATTCATCCTTGCCGCTTGTATTCGGTTTCATGGTCGGGGAGCCGGGCCTCCAATTGACTGGACACACTTCACCGAACTCATCGCTGAACTGGAACGCCTGGACCAGACGCAGAGCCTCATCCACATTGCGACCAACGCCAACATCGTTGATTGTAATCTGGCGTACCATTCCCTCACGATCGATAATGAAGAGTCCCCTCATGGCCAGGCCCGTCAACTCATCCAGCACGCCGTAGTCCTTCGATATCTTCATGGATTTGTCGGCCAGCAGTGGTATATCCATTTCCCCGAGGCCTCCATGTTTGCGTGACTGTTGCATCCAGGCGCAGTGCACATAATGACTGTCGGTCGAACAGGCAATGATGTCGCAACCAACATTCCGGAACTCCTGTGCCCGATCGCTGAACGCATGCAGTTCGGTGGGGCAAACAAATGAAAAGTCCGCCGGATAGAAAAGCAACACCACATAACGACCACGAAATTCGGTTAGAGTTAAGGGCCGAAAACCGCCAGTAACTGCAGCAATCGAATTGAATTCTGGCGCCAATTGGCGCAAATTAAGCATCTTCATCTtgtgtaaaaatttgttttactttttgcttttcaaacagtttcaaaattataaatgtaCAACTGTATCGAATAAGTTTTCACTAGCAAGTGACTAGAGTCTATACTAAATATTGGACTCTAAAtcaatattttgttaaaaatctATCAAAGTCATGGCCATCTGGATACAGAAACTTAGTCTAAGAAACTCAGAAAAATCCAACTTGGGCTTGAGCTTGATCTTCTTCTGGGCTGAAAATCTTGACCAAATGATATTTCACCTTGTTTAAGTCATCAGAACTAATATATTTAATACTTGAACTAGGATGAGAAACACCTTTAGCTAAGGCTATTTCTATATGGTATCCTTTAGAGGCATCCGGAATAGAGTTTTAGATTAACAACTTggtttttggttggttttttgttaacattcaaaataatatttaagagTCTTTggcaaatttgataaggatcgttTGGGGAAAATAGTATAGGTAGCCGAAAGTTCCTATAAAATAAGGGTATAAGCATCTTAAAATTTGatatttcctcttttttttgtacttaCACTTAAAAACCagttgaaaaatgtgaaaatttcgtttaatcaacttttatttttaactttaaaagtttttctttttttattattattattagataGTAatctttcatttttgttttgggttttttgttttttctgttttacacGTTTTGCTATGCAATACAacaatagttttttgtttttttttgttttttgtaatttgtattAATGAGGTAGCTACGTTTTAGCGTTTGCATTTGcttttcgtttgtttgtttttatcaaCTTTTCAACTTAGTtaattttcacttttctttcatttcatttctccCTGATATATTGTATAGAGTTAGCTACACATTGTAagtattatttatatatgtatgtaagtgggTTAATCCTTTAGTGGTTAATTCTCTTTTCTGGTGATAACTTTCGTTTCACTTGGTGTTCCAATCCCCGATACAAACTTAATATAATGTGTACTTTAAAAGGATGGAggggaggaaaaaaaaacataatccatacaaaaaaaattaaatcaaatttattattaaatattttgtttattatataaaatatatatataattatatagaTTATAGGCATCAAAatatacagaaaaaaaaaaaaaataaaaacaacgacacgctcacacacacatacataaaagTCGAacaaaagtagaaaaaaaaattaattgaaatggaaaaaacAACGAGTTATACTTAAGGGTTAAGGGTTGGGAAAAGAATTTACAATCAAGTATATTTTGAGTTTTTGGCGACTTGAATTGTCTATTGTCTTGAGAGGTTAACTTGATTTGACTAGAAGATATAGTAGATATTGTTCGCTTTTTGACTTTGgtagaacaaaaacaaaaaaaaaaaataagaaacacACATTGAAAATTCTTTATAAGCCcttaactctctctctctctctctctctctcttacttcatcataaaaaaaaaaaaaaaacaaaataataaactaataataataataaaataaaatataaaaaaaaaaacaacaacgaaagACCTCTCTTTTACAACGATTGGATTGAGGTGATTCTTAATGTCTCGAGCATCATCAAACTAATAGATCAAACTAGTTTAGAAATTTAGAAATCGacacattaaataaatttatcaatcgttatatttttttctctttctttttttcttctttttttttggttatcaCTTTCCCTCCTTATTAAATAGATTTAACAACTATCTTTGGGATTCATAcgctttgaaatttttttttttttgatcgcACACCTTTtctagttctttttttttatgaatttttgctttcttttgcattctctttcttgtcctttctctttctctttttcgcTCCTCCTCAATTCTGTTCtataaaaatagcaaaaaaaaaaaaaatttttgttgtttgttttttttttctcagaTTTTGACCAcgtttctttttggttttttttctttttggtttcgaattttgtgttttttttttgttttgttttgggggTGGGGGGGAAACTAAGCCTTGCCATCGTACTACTGCCTCCATGGGAGTCCTTGCGCTGCtctgttttgttttagttttgtttcttGATCTGCTTTTGATCCTATGTAACTCTTTCTATCATATCCTAGTAGAACGAACTGCACCAGGCATCGCCAGCCGTGGGGCTTAGCATACCGACCAAACTGCTCGCATGAGATGAGTTGGATACGGCACCAGTCGCCACTGACGCGGACGTTGTCACAGTGCAGCTCGAGGAGTTTGAGTTCGAGCTGTTGGTGTTGCTCGAATTGTTTGTTGAGCTTGGCAAGCATTGGAAGCAGTAGTTGGCGCCATAGTTATTATCCCAAAACTGTTGTCCCTTGCATTGAAATCTACATGCGAATTCCAAACGTTGGCCCACATGCAATGAGTTGccgaataaaacaaaagtgaatTTATCAGAAAAACCATCGCAAGAGTTCTCAACGTAATTGGCCTGAAGATCGGCATAGCTACGCCAACCGTCAAGGGAGTATCGTATGTGAACCGATTTATGGAAGTCCAAATTTCGGACGCGTACAGATCCAGAGATTGTCTGATTGATATTATCCGTGACTGCGGCATTCTCAAGCGATACTTGCTTCTCGCGCACTGCATCAAGGAATGTGGGCAGGCCGCCCGGCTGTTGGAATAATGGCATCAATAGCCTATCCGGCTTGGGTCCCAACAGCAATTGCAGTGGTGGCTCAGACTCCAAAATTTCGAGATCCTCGAAGGCGGATTTGGGTATGGTGGGTATTTCATCTAGGAAGGTTTTCACATCGGCCAAATCGAGGCCCAAAACGTCGGCAAATCGTACAATCTTTTTCCGTCCAGGCGTTCCCGGTGGAGTTTTGCCTGTCTTGAGGGAAGAACAGCGACGCACACGCTGCGGTCGGCAATCATCTTCATCGTCTGTGGTGTCCATGTGGCTATGCTTGTCGCCGGATGTCGTTGATTTGGCCGCCACATCAGCCACATCCTGTTTAGCCTGCTCCAACTGAGCGATTTCCACATCAACACAGAGTGGCCTGCCATCTGTTAATGTTGGAGATTCTCGGATTTTCTCTTTGTCCGTCTCATCGACACCACTGTCAGGGGATATATCTGGCGAGGATTGGAGAACTATTTCTGTAGGAGGTTCAGTTGCAGGTACTATTATATCGATACTATCAATATCGGTGTCAACTTTGGCTTCTGGTATATGTCCATTACTATTAGTTAGGCGATCCTCAACTGACGTCAATTCTATTATATCGTTCGCCAAGTTATTACTTTGATGATGCAGCTCACTGAGTATTTGGGACTGCAAAAGtgcctcatcatcatcattattcgCCACTGTCTCCTCGACTTTAATCTCATCAGCCAAGATCTCTTTGTCGCTGCCATTGCCGTTCATTAGGCCATTCAGTTGACTTTGAGGCTGTGTTGTTGTTACCATCACCAGATCGTTTACCATGCCCAATCCGGCAGAGCCATTGCCCACGCCTCCGGCACCAGCTGCATCGAAATATGGACCAtcggtgctgctgctgtgacTGCTTGCTGCCGACGCACAGGCATAAcccgactcggctgttgaatTGTGAGGTGTATTTGAGGCGGTCTCTATTAGCCGCAGGTATTCGCATTCGTCCACCGGACTACCAGGTGATTCCAATTCACAATCAAAGTCGAAAAATGAATCCGACTCATGACGCAATGGCTGCAAATCGGTGACAGTTTGTTCGGACTCATGGGCATTCACCCAAGTGTTGTTAGCGGAGGGATCAAGGCTTCCATTTATGATGGGCTCTGCCTCAGCATTACCAGCGCCGCCGACTCCTCCGCTGCCGTCCACCTCGTTGTTCTgataattaaaagaaaaaaagattcaacaaatttagtcataaaagaaattataaataCATGATAAGAGATACTAGTAAAAGTAACTCATATTTCTTGATGGATATTCATATTCCAATTCATTAAATACTTGCTAAGTTATATAAGCTTCCTATTTATGTCTATTTCCATATCGAAAATGGCCTTGCCAGAGAATCTCCCTATACTATAAGATCTTAATGCTCATttattattcaataaaattgGACATGGACACGGCATGTGGCAAAATGTGTAGTTTAAAAGTATAGTAAgtacaaaaacacaaataacGACAAAAAGtgctgccaaaaaaaaacccacaataataatattaatttatcTCAATTTCTAAAgaataaatcaaaaagaaagagaaagccTTAAAATAAGAATTTGACAATGCAGCGTTTGCTTTCCTTGACGTGACTTTCAAAAGGTCCTTAGGAACTCTCATTCAGTAAGAGTCAAAAGCTCATTGACTTACTTCGACACTAATTTCATAAGATTTGCCTCACCTGTGATCCCAAGGTGCGCAGTTTGGAGGACAAACTTCGCGCAAATGCCTCGGCACGTCCACGGCATGAGGACATCCCTATTGTCGGTATAATGGATATAATGCTGCAGGGCGGCCGGTTGTCCGGGTCCGGCGGCGTGTTACTTGTCTGTGTTAATGGTATATCGCCGGGATCGTTCATTTACTTTGTTTCACTGCAATAGAGCGAAATATCTGCAAAGACAACAGGAAGGGAGTcattatatattaaaatcgaatatatatattacattcAACTATTATATTCAAGTTTATCTTGTCAAAGTATTCAAATGGTTTTCTATTGATTGGTTTGAATAATGTTTTAGAAACGGTTTGATCTGATTAAAGACGACAAACTAAACCCAAATGGTTAAggatttgaataaacataaACATCTTTAAGTTCACTTAATCTAGTTAAACTAAAAaagatttcaatttaattgacAATTGTCGTGGAGTATGAAAATTAGattagttattattattaatattattgtgaattttttgtttacttttttccCATTTGGTTGAGCAAAATTTAAGTTCAATTTGGTTGCTCAGACTTTCTGTTAgactgtttttttgttttgtttgtattttgttttgattttggcaATGTTGGTGTTTCAAAAGGCGTGTGGGCACGCCCACAAAGCTATAGATTTAGAAATGGTAAGCCGATTGGCCAATTAATACAGATAATTTAttctatttgtttgttgattttgttcttcaaatttttaaatacgcCAATCGAAACGAAGTAAATTGGCCTTGAACTTTTGAAAAAcggcattttcttttttattttatacacttctctatatacatatctatttTGGCAGACCGAACaggaaatttaattaaagacCAAATTTTTACTTTGTCATCTGACAATCAAGTGATTAAAGAGGTCAAATCGAAACTTTTTGGAGATGTAAAAACTTGGttgcaatttaattgcattaacagtccgcatgtgtgtgtgtgtattataTCTTTAAGATATATCTTCATATTCGTACTTATacaatacataaaaaaaaaaccaaaaaaaattcatcTGGCTTAAGGCCAAGTGATTAATTGCGTTTCAGGCCAGACAGATGACGTTGAAGAGAAAAGTGAAAAGCAACagaaagatagagagataAAGATAGAGATAGGGAGAAAGAGAGCCAAAGcagaagcaaaagaaaataatgaatcCTTTGAAATGcaacttgaaatttctttgATTTTCCATTGATTTAGAGATCTTAAGGTACGAATGAGTTTTCTTTGGAATAATTTATGTGCAAAATGTTAAGGAACATattaaattctaaaaataaGTTTGTAAAAGTTCGCAAACACATACAcccataaacacacacacacacacacgtacactgAGATGACTTTAATAGTAAAAtttcactttctttttcatttttgccaaTGGGCAGAgggcgagagagagagagagagacagcagcagcaggcaaaCAATCGACTTCTATTCCATCTGGCAAAGACACTTGAAAGAAATGTGTAcccatatatagtatatagtatatggaagtaagtatgtacatacatttatcATATGTGCGTACAGACATAATTtcttaattgaattaaattgtCCCAAATGGGTGTCAGTACTTAAGTCAAAATGTACTTTCAATTGATATTAAAGTGAGCAGCAGACGCAATGCAAATCAAAACAGTTGAGGcaatttttttccttctcgttttctaaacatatttatttctatAGATATATCTTTCTTTAGATAGATAAATTCAGATCATCtagttttccattttccactaaataaatattatatgaATTCCCCTAAACCGCAAGaattttcatttagttttatagGCGCCACAATAAATAATGATGCGATTATATTGtattatatactatatacatatatcagagtatatatatatatactgtTTCTTAACTTTAGTCATTAATTCTTAGTGCACAGTGGATAAATAATGTTTATGAGACTTTTCTTCACTCTTAACTAAAACAAGAAGGAAATTCTTTTTGACCATTTCGAATcacttttttaatataatgaatatattcatgtaaaacaaaaaaaaaaaaaaaaaaaatagaagcaatCAAAGTACAAGACTTGAAAGCATTCACAATTGAACTAAGatgaattttcaaaattcCTTATCACACATTTTGTTACACTGTCCATCTGATGATGTTTTAGGTGAGTTCTCAGACACatgtaaataatatatttacaaTATTGGATTGGATTATGGCAACTGATCTACACGTGATTATCGGCACGTAAGTGGGTGGTTGCCTTTTGGAGGCGATGCACTTAATCATTAGAGAGATGTCTATTGATAACATA
The DNA window shown above is from Drosophila willistoni isolate 14030-0811.24 chromosome XR unlocalized genomic scaffold, UCI_dwil_1.1 Seg41, whole genome shotgun sequence and carries:
- the LOC6643074 gene encoding peroxiredoxin-2 is translated as MKMLNLRQLAPEFNSIAAVTGGFRPLTLTEFRGRYVVLLFYPADFSFVCPTELHAFSDRAQEFRNVGCDIIACSTDSHYVHCAWMQQSRKHGGLGEMDIPLLADKSMKISKDYGVLDELTGLAMRGLFIIDREGMVRQITINDVGVGRNVDEALRLVQAFQFSDEFGEVCPVNWRPGSPTMKPNTSGKDEYFKNAQ
- the LOC6643075 gene encoding glycogen-binding subunit 76A — translated: MNDPGDIPLTQTSNTPPDPDNRPPCSIISIIPTIGMSSCRGRAEAFARSLSSKLRTLGSQNNEVDGSGGVGGAGNAEAEPIINGSLDPSANNTWVNAHESEQTVTDLQPLRHESDSFFDFDCELESPGSPVDECEYLRLIETASNTPHNSTAESGYACASAASSHSSSTDGPYFDAAGAGGVGNGSAGLGMVNDLVMVTTTQPQSQLNGLMNGNGSDKEILADEIKVEETVANNDDDEALLQSQILSELHHQSNNLANDIIELTSVEDRLTNSNGHIPEAKVDTDIDSIDIIVPATEPPTEIVLQSSPDISPDSGVDETDKEKIRESPTLTDGRPLCVDVEIAQLEQAKQDVADVAAKSTTSGDKHSHMDTTDDEDDCRPQRVRRCSSLKTGKTPPGTPGRKKIVRFADVLGLDLADVKTFLDEIPTIPKSAFEDLEILESEPPLQLLLGPKPDRLLMPLFQQPGGLPTFLDAVREKQVSLENAAVTDNINQTISGSVRVRNLDFHKSVHIRYSLDGWRSYADLQANYVENSCDGFSDKFTFVLFGNSLHVGQRLEFACRFQCKGQQFWDNNYGANYCFQCLPSSTNNSSNTNSSNSNSSSCTVTTSASVATGAVSNSSHASSLVGMLSPTAGDAWCSSFY